A genome region from Candidatus Hydrogenedentota bacterium includes the following:
- a CDS encoding ATP-grasp domain-containing protein has translation AYATASASRELGLRGPAPDVVALMLDKGRLRQALSETLGGAHDFAVAASAEATMAAAKRLRSPWVVKPLVGDKCRGVSFIAHAEDMPLGYKRASAQSAGPGVLVEEYVQGDEFVLDGVVCGGALHALCVSMRMRPAPPMLHDLGMLAPVVQSVAEPVNEYAQCVVRALGYDDGPVRLELVHSGEGFHVIEASPCVCGGRLETDLARVTSGMGAIEATLSMGAGADWSLPASRKQAAALLWMPARSGVVEEIRGLDEARAIEGIADVEVNAAPGDWIGHLAIRHSHERIGYVLAAGTTSEEALAAAREALKRCEAVTRATISAG, from the coding sequence GCCTATGCGACTGCGAGCGCGAGCCGCGAACTCGGCCTGCGTGGTCCTGCGCCCGACGTGGTGGCGCTCATGCTCGACAAGGGGCGATTGCGCCAGGCACTGTCGGAGACATTGGGTGGGGCGCACGACTTTGCCGTGGCTGCAAGCGCAGAAGCGACGATGGCGGCGGCGAAGAGGCTGCGATCGCCGTGGGTGGTGAAGCCGTTGGTGGGCGACAAGTGCCGAGGCGTCAGCTTTATTGCGCACGCTGAGGACATGCCGCTGGGATACAAACGCGCGAGCGCTCAATCCGCCGGGCCGGGTGTGCTGGTTGAAGAATATGTTCAAGGCGACGAGTTCGTTTTGGACGGTGTTGTTTGCGGCGGAGCATTGCACGCGCTGTGCGTTTCGATGCGCATGCGCCCCGCACCGCCGATGTTGCATGACCTGGGAATGCTGGCGCCCGTGGTGCAATCGGTCGCGGAGCCGGTCAACGAATACGCGCAGTGTGTGGTTCGCGCGCTGGGGTATGACGATGGACCGGTCAGGCTTGAGCTTGTGCATAGCGGCGAAGGTTTTCACGTGATTGAAGCGTCGCCGTGCGTTTGTGGCGGACGCCTCGAAACCGACTTGGCGCGGGTCACAAGCGGTATGGGCGCAATCGAAGCGACCTTGTCGATGGGCGCGGGAGCGGACTGGTCACTGCCCGCTTCCCGAAAGCAAGCCGCCGCTCTGTTGTGGATGCCTGCGCGATCGGGAGTGGTCGAAGAAATTCGGGGACTCGACGAAGCGCGCGCGATTGAAGGCATTGCTGACGTGGAAGTCAACGCGGCGCCCGGCGACTGGATCGGCCACTTGGCGATTCGGCATTCGCACGAGCGCATCGGATACGTGCTTGCTGCCGGGACGACATCGGAAGAGGCGCTCGCCGCCGCGCGCGAGGCGCTCAAGCGTTGCGAGGCCGTGACGCGAGCGACCATCTCCGCGGGGTAA
- a CDS encoding MATE family efflux transporter: protein MGSDVSAEDQIGHHEHHGTDMTTGNVARRLVLFAIPMLLGSLLHTAYSIVNALWVGNGLGANAMAAITVGFPLLFLLMALAAGLSLASNVLAAQAYGAKDFVRLRAVVQNSIVLMGVSSVLCVALGQAGVDWVFRAMGTPPEVLPLAVSYFRIFLWTTPFMFGVFFQASVMRGVGDSKTPLYFQAGSLVINAVLDPVLMFGWFGLPRLGLNGVAWASIAAQILAFVSIAVYAQHRSKLVAPDWRNLKIDVPMSALLLRIGVPSMVQQALVSLGMLFVTGLVNGFGAHCAAAFGIAMRIDQLAFMPAMAVGAAVSTLAGQNIGAHRYDRVAEVFRWGIIVSCGLTLVATVIAVAMPTWLISLFTRDADVVVTGAQYLRIVGFGYLLFAVMFASNGVINGSGHTGVTSVFSLIGFWAIRVPLATYLSRHMGSVEGVWYAVLVSIGVGAVISLGYYLSGRWKRPVVKSHTTPTLMPSAETE from the coding sequence ATGGGTTCCGACGTTTCAGCAGAAGATCAGATCGGCCATCACGAACATCATGGCACGGACATGACGACGGGCAACGTGGCCCGGCGATTGGTCCTCTTTGCCATTCCCATGCTTCTGGGCAGCCTACTTCACACCGCCTACAGCATTGTGAACGCACTTTGGGTCGGCAACGGCCTCGGCGCCAACGCCATGGCCGCAATCACGGTCGGCTTCCCGTTGCTCTTTCTTCTGATGGCCCTCGCGGCAGGCCTGAGCCTGGCGTCCAATGTCCTCGCCGCGCAGGCATACGGCGCAAAGGACTTCGTCCGTCTGCGGGCCGTCGTTCAGAATTCTATCGTCCTGATGGGCGTATCGAGCGTTCTGTGCGTCGCGTTGGGTCAAGCCGGCGTGGATTGGGTGTTCCGCGCGATGGGGACGCCTCCCGAAGTACTCCCCCTGGCCGTCAGCTACTTTCGCATCTTTTTGTGGACGACTCCGTTCATGTTCGGCGTCTTCTTTCAGGCATCCGTTATGCGCGGCGTCGGAGATTCAAAGACTCCGCTCTACTTCCAAGCCGGTTCGCTGGTCATCAATGCCGTGCTCGATCCGGTCTTGATGTTCGGCTGGTTCGGACTGCCTCGCCTTGGACTAAACGGTGTCGCCTGGGCGTCCATTGCCGCGCAAATACTCGCCTTCGTGTCGATTGCGGTCTACGCGCAACACCGCAGCAAGCTCGTCGCGCCGGACTGGCGCAACCTGAAGATTGACGTCCCCATGTCCGCGCTTCTGCTGCGAATCGGCGTGCCTTCCATGGTTCAGCAGGCATTGGTCTCGTTGGGCATGCTGTTCGTCACCGGTCTGGTAAACGGCTTTGGAGCACACTGCGCCGCCGCGTTCGGTATCGCCATGCGCATCGACCAACTCGCGTTCATGCCCGCCATGGCCGTCGGAGCGGCGGTCTCCACCTTGGCGGGACAAAACATCGGCGCGCACCGCTACGACCGCGTCGCCGAAGTCTTCCGGTGGGGAATCATCGTCAGTTGCGGATTGACCTTGGTGGCCACGGTGATCGCCGTCGCAATGCCTACGTGGCTTATCAGCCTCTTCACGCGCGACGCGGATGTCGTGGTAACCGGCGCACAGTATCTTCGCATCGTCGGTTTCGGGTATCTGCTCTTTGCCGTGATGTTCGCGAGCAACGGCGTCATCAATGGCTCCGGTCACACGGGCGTCACGTCGGTATTTTCGCTCATCGGTTTCTGGGCGATCCGCGTTCCCCTCGCAACCTACTTGTCGCGGCACATGGGGAGCGTAGAAGGCGTGTGGTACGCCGTGCTCGTCAGTATCGGCGTTGGCGCGGTCATCAGCCTCGGCTACTACCTTTCCGGCCGCTGGAAGCGCCCCGTGGTAAAGTCGCATACCACGCCAACTCTGATGCCTTCCGCGGAGACCGAATAA
- a CDS encoding efflux RND transporter periplasmic adaptor subunit: MSDAPTKKPGILRRAFFVLKFLEIRLRFILILVITALLVGYWDTIQNYYERWQRERTSQGVALEEKSAESEFEYYCGMHPFVVRDRPGKCPICGMDLTQRKKGAPVEMPEGVLARVQVSPDRIMQAGVQVEPVLYRMLTREVRSYGVVEVAETRVADVIARFPGRVEELMVNATGMPIRKGEPLARIYSPQFLQGSSEYVHALENKKSVENNPNADDRAKERAEALVTAARKRLSLAGFTDQQLDAIAQTGGEASAITLYSPVTGTVMKKNVVLGQNVEEGTALFGIADLSTLWVQVQVIESDIGGIHDRMPVEVSSVAWPGEIFYGTVDFFYPEVDPSSRSLKVRVSIANTDGKLRPGMYVNAVMRSPIGKYGSADDATEKAQVPKKEAKSVSLPTTTAEQAAQYLATLADGAKYFTCTMDPQVVSDKPGDCSICGMHLVEKQKGAHAITLPTTTAEQAAQYLATLADGAKYFTCTMDPQVVSDKPGDCSICGMRLVEQKKGAGVQTASAPGMTTGVGENPALPHAGSYEPVVEGYMCPMHPEEISDKPGVCTTCGCGMKMTRFRIERVLAVPESAVIDTGEHTVVYVESSPGLYDARHVTLGPRAGAYYPVLDGLALGQRIVSRGSFLIDAEARLNPAVSGIQTPSSDQKASQETPQAGMDDTMQATGHQH; the protein is encoded by the coding sequence ATGAGCGATGCGCCAACGAAAAAACCGGGCATCTTGAGACGAGCCTTCTTTGTGCTCAAGTTCCTCGAGATCCGCCTCCGGTTCATCCTGATCCTGGTGATAACCGCCTTGCTTGTCGGTTACTGGGACACCATTCAGAACTACTACGAGCGCTGGCAGCGCGAGCGGACGTCGCAGGGCGTTGCACTCGAAGAGAAATCCGCCGAAAGCGAATTCGAATACTACTGCGGCATGCATCCCTTCGTCGTGCGCGACCGTCCGGGCAAATGCCCAATCTGCGGCATGGACCTCACGCAACGAAAGAAGGGCGCCCCCGTCGAAATGCCGGAGGGCGTGCTTGCGCGCGTACAGGTTTCGCCCGATCGAATCATGCAGGCGGGCGTGCAAGTTGAACCCGTGCTCTACCGCATGCTGACCCGCGAAGTGCGTTCCTACGGCGTGGTGGAAGTCGCGGAAACGCGCGTCGCGGATGTCATCGCCCGGTTTCCCGGTCGCGTCGAAGAGCTGATGGTCAACGCGACGGGCATGCCTATTCGTAAAGGGGAACCCCTCGCCCGAATCTACAGTCCACAGTTCTTGCAGGGGTCGTCGGAGTACGTACACGCATTGGAGAACAAGAAGTCCGTTGAGAACAACCCCAACGCCGACGACAGAGCGAAGGAACGCGCAGAAGCGTTGGTGACTGCCGCGCGCAAGCGATTGAGCCTGGCAGGATTCACTGACCAGCAACTCGACGCAATCGCGCAGACAGGCGGCGAGGCCAGCGCTATTACCTTGTATTCACCGGTGACCGGCACCGTCATGAAGAAGAATGTCGTCCTGGGCCAAAACGTGGAAGAAGGAACCGCTCTCTTCGGTATCGCGGATCTTTCCACACTCTGGGTGCAAGTCCAAGTCATCGAATCCGACATCGGAGGCATCCACGACAGGATGCCCGTCGAAGTTTCGAGTGTTGCGTGGCCGGGCGAGATCTTCTACGGAACCGTCGACTTCTTCTACCCCGAAGTGGATCCCTCCAGCCGTTCGCTGAAAGTGCGCGTATCCATCGCCAACACCGACGGGAAACTTCGCCCCGGTATGTACGTGAACGCGGTCATGCGTTCCCCGATCGGCAAGTACGGCTCTGCCGATGACGCCACTGAAAAGGCTCAGGTGCCAAAGAAGGAAGCGAAGTCCGTTTCTCTGCCAACAACTACGGCGGAGCAAGCCGCGCAATACTTGGCCACGCTTGCCGACGGCGCCAAGTATTTCACGTGCACGATGGATCCCCAGGTCGTTTCCGACAAACCCGGCGATTGCTCCATCTGCGGCATGCACTTGGTCGAGAAGCAGAAGGGGGCGCACGCTATTACTCTTCCCACAACTACGGCGGAGCAAGCTGCGCAATACTTGGCCACGCTGGCCGACGGTGCCAAGTATTTCACGTGCACGATGGATCCCCAGGTCGTTTCCGACAAACCCGGCGATTGCTCCATCTGCGGCATGCGCTTGGTCGAACAGAAGAAGGGAGCCGGCGTTCAGACCGCCTCTGCTCCCGGCATGACTACTGGCGTGGGAGAAAACCCCGCCCTGCCACACGCGGGCTCTTACGAACCCGTCGTGGAAGGGTACATGTGTCCGATGCATCCCGAAGAAATCAGTGACAAACCCGGCGTATGCACCACGTGCGGATGCGGCATGAAGATGACACGGTTTCGCATCGAGCGCGTTCTCGCCGTGCCCGAGAGCGCCGTCATCGACACCGGAGAACATACCGTCGTCTATGTGGAATCGTCTCCAGGCCTATACGATGCGCGCCACGTCACGTTGGGTCCACGCGCCGGCGCTTATTACCCCGTGCTCGACGGTCTCGCATTGGGGCAGCGTATCGTCTCACGAGGTTCTTTCCTGATTGACGCCGAAGCCCGCCTCAATCCCGCCGTGTCCGGCATTCAGACGCCAAGTTCGGACCAGAAGGCTTCTCAGGAGACTCCGCAGGCCGGAATGGATGACACCATGCAGGCGACGGGACATCAACACTGA
- a CDS encoding efflux RND transporter permease subunit: MIERLIEFCCRNRAVVIIVYLGITGYGLWVLQSTPIDAIPDLSENQVIVFTDWMGRSPKEIEDQITYPLSVNLQGLAGVKAVRSSSEFNFSMINIIFDDSVDFYFARTRVLERLALANTFLPENVVPYLAPDATALGQIFWYTIEGDNRDLGELRALQDWYVRYQLNSVPGVAQVSSVGGMPREYQVDVTPERLRAYNVTIGAIYSAIARSNSSVGGRVVQKGNAEYLIRGVGWIQTLEDIRDIVITERNGVPVLVGDVATVQMGPEFRRSVLEKDGREAVGGVVMMRYGENPLRVTQAIKNKIRELQKGLPEGVRIVSFYDRTRLIESSIDTVQTILEHEIIIATIAILLILVHIRSVFVVVITLPLSILIAFILMDWFKISSNIMSLSGIAISIGILVDQAIVMLENATHRLTQHFGDRPIRGDTTEIVVGAMRQVGRPIFFSVVIMVISFLPVFALTGQEGKLFHPLAFTKTFALLGTAIISITLVPAIIPIFVRGRLSREENNWLIRSVIEMYRPVLSFLMERPKTVIWLFVILLALGFYTARHLGREFMPPLDEGSILDMPVTVPRASVTEVADDLKARDAMIRAFPEVEMVVGKAGRADTPTDPSPLDMIESVITLHPRDHWLKRKIRIEDAQAEADRLFTQLESSGTVDTVKDAARKSLVDAIAFGALDRFDAAMRLDVMDRSLEHQGVLANASARFVIERALKQVEGHHAWTSPLETSTRERLMEELLAAHAASFAHNPQLLDVEELVDATFDALKAAGAQNKETAALLAPIESPMTTAWAIVTDTLGLPRKDFYVLTFEALEQYRSDERHAWAKETNQLLFPHAMLAFANALLAESELQAGMQAAWRGDTHPHNVDAAKLAEQIGERIFLWPKSKQDLVQELDKSVHQLGWANIWTQPIINRVDMLATGVRTQLAVKVFGQNQDDIQQASNQVAEVLRGIQGAVDVVADQTVGKGYIEIHIDRTKAARYGINVGDIQDIVEVALGGKPITTTVEGRERYPVRLRYARDYRADEQAIRDILVTQGGMGAPAEPSSNGMGTLPAVRLSDVADISVVEGPVMIKSENGLLRSYVQLNVRDRDIVGFVEEAQRVVAEKVKLPEGAYLEWTGQYEHQIRAKRTLRIVFPAVLILIFVILYVTYHDFMHAILMMMAVPGALAGGVLFQALFGYNFSVAVWVGYIACFGMATETGIIMLVYLRDAIAERGGLASIPSVDELKKTVVAGAVHRLRPKFLTEATAIVGLAPMLWAHGVGAEVIAPMAAPVLGGLLVADEVIDIFLPVLFYHVEKRRWMRLQQNPLPAAAPETGTDGVAS; this comes from the coding sequence ATGATTGAAAGGCTGATCGAATTCTGCTGCAGAAACAGAGCGGTCGTCATCATTGTCTATCTGGGCATCACCGGCTACGGACTCTGGGTGCTGCAGAGTACCCCCATCGACGCGATTCCTGATCTGTCCGAGAATCAGGTCATCGTGTTTACCGACTGGATGGGCCGCAGTCCAAAGGAAATCGAAGATCAGATCACCTATCCCCTTTCGGTAAACCTCCAAGGGCTCGCCGGCGTCAAGGCCGTTCGTTCTTCCTCCGAATTCAACTTCTCGATGATCAACATCATCTTTGACGATTCCGTGGACTTTTACTTCGCGCGCACACGGGTCCTGGAACGCCTCGCGTTGGCGAACACGTTTCTGCCCGAAAACGTGGTTCCGTATCTCGCGCCGGATGCCACCGCGCTCGGCCAGATCTTCTGGTACACGATCGAAGGGGACAACCGGGATCTCGGCGAACTGCGCGCCCTTCAGGACTGGTATGTCCGATACCAACTGAATTCGGTTCCCGGCGTTGCCCAAGTGAGCAGCGTCGGCGGAATGCCGCGCGAATACCAGGTGGATGTAACGCCCGAACGCCTGCGCGCGTACAACGTAACCATTGGAGCCATCTACTCGGCCATCGCGCGAAGCAACAGTTCCGTGGGCGGACGCGTCGTTCAGAAAGGAAACGCCGAATATCTCATTCGCGGCGTGGGCTGGATACAAACTCTCGAAGACATACGCGACATCGTGATCACCGAACGCAACGGCGTTCCCGTATTGGTTGGCGACGTCGCCACCGTGCAGATGGGCCCCGAATTCCGGCGCAGCGTCCTCGAAAAGGATGGACGCGAGGCCGTCGGCGGCGTCGTCATGATGCGATATGGCGAGAACCCCCTGCGCGTCACACAAGCCATCAAAAACAAGATACGCGAACTCCAGAAAGGCCTGCCGGAAGGGGTGCGCATTGTTTCATTCTACGACCGGACCCGGCTCATTGAGAGCTCTATCGATACCGTCCAGACCATCCTCGAACACGAAATCATCATCGCGACAATTGCCATTCTCCTCATTCTCGTTCATATACGCAGCGTCTTCGTGGTCGTGATTACGCTGCCCCTGTCCATCCTCATCGCGTTCATCCTGATGGACTGGTTTAAAATCTCGTCAAACATCATGTCGCTCTCGGGAATCGCCATCTCCATTGGAATTCTCGTAGATCAGGCTATCGTTATGCTGGAGAACGCCACGCATCGGCTTACCCAACACTTCGGCGATAGGCCTATTCGTGGAGACACCACGGAAATTGTGGTCGGCGCGATGCGTCAAGTGGGCCGGCCTATCTTCTTCTCCGTGGTGATCATGGTGATTTCGTTTCTGCCTGTCTTCGCTCTCACTGGTCAGGAAGGCAAGCTGTTTCATCCCCTCGCCTTCACGAAGACATTCGCCCTTCTGGGCACGGCAATCATTTCCATCACGCTGGTTCCCGCGATAATCCCCATCTTCGTTCGAGGCAGGTTGTCACGCGAAGAAAACAACTGGCTGATCCGCAGCGTCATCGAGATGTATCGGCCTGTTCTGAGTTTCCTCATGGAACGTCCCAAGACGGTCATTTGGCTTTTCGTGATACTGCTCGCGCTTGGTTTCTACACGGCACGCCACCTCGGCCGTGAATTCATGCCCCCCTTGGATGAAGGCAGTATCCTTGACATGCCGGTCACCGTGCCGCGCGCCTCGGTTACGGAAGTCGCCGACGACCTGAAGGCCCGCGATGCCATGATTCGCGCGTTCCCCGAAGTCGAAATGGTCGTCGGCAAAGCAGGGCGCGCCGACACCCCGACCGATCCCTCGCCCCTCGATATGATCGAGTCTGTCATCACGCTGCACCCGCGTGATCATTGGCTAAAACGCAAGATTCGAATCGAGGACGCGCAAGCGGAGGCGGACCGCCTCTTCACACAACTCGAATCGTCCGGAACCGTGGACACGGTCAAAGACGCTGCACGAAAGTCGCTCGTCGATGCCATAGCTTTCGGCGCGCTGGACCGCTTCGACGCGGCCATGCGACTCGACGTAATGGACCGCTCACTGGAGCACCAGGGCGTTCTGGCGAATGCGTCGGCGCGCTTCGTAATTGAGCGCGCGCTGAAACAAGTCGAAGGGCATCACGCCTGGACTTCACCGTTGGAAACCTCGACACGCGAGCGCCTGATGGAAGAGCTTCTAGCCGCACATGCCGCATCCTTCGCGCACAATCCGCAACTCCTCGACGTGGAAGAACTGGTTGACGCAACGTTTGACGCCCTCAAAGCAGCAGGAGCGCAAAACAAGGAAACCGCCGCCCTGCTCGCCCCCATTGAATCTCCGATGACTACTGCGTGGGCGATCGTCACGGACACGCTCGGACTCCCCCGCAAAGACTTCTATGTACTTACATTCGAAGCCTTGGAGCAATATCGATCGGATGAACGACACGCGTGGGCCAAAGAAACCAATCAACTCCTGTTCCCGCACGCGATGCTGGCATTCGCAAACGCGCTCCTCGCCGAGTCGGAATTGCAGGCTGGCATGCAGGCGGCGTGGCGCGGAGACACGCACCCGCACAACGTGGACGCCGCAAAGCTCGCGGAGCAGATTGGCGAGCGCATCTTCCTGTGGCCAAAATCAAAACAAGATCTTGTCCAGGAACTCGACAAATCCGTGCATCAGTTGGGGTGGGCAAACATCTGGACGCAGCCCATCATCAATCGCGTCGACATGTTGGCAACTGGCGTTCGCACACAGCTCGCGGTAAAGGTATTCGGACAGAACCAGGACGACATACAGCAGGCGTCGAACCAAGTTGCGGAAGTGCTGCGCGGCATTCAGGGTGCAGTTGACGTCGTCGCCGATCAGACGGTCGGCAAGGGATACATCGAGATTCACATCGACAGGACCAAGGCAGCGCGATATGGGATTAACGTCGGCGACATTCAGGATATTGTCGAAGTCGCTCTTGGCGGAAAACCCATCACCACCACCGTGGAAGGACGTGAGCGTTACCCCGTTCGACTGCGCTACGCGCGCGACTACCGCGCCGATGAACAGGCCATTCGCGACATCCTCGTTACGCAGGGCGGCATGGGTGCGCCTGCCGAGCCTTCATCCAATGGTATGGGCACTCTACCTGCTGTTCGTCTAAGTGACGTAGCCGATATCAGCGTGGTCGAAGGACCCGTGATGATCAAGAGCGAGAACGGACTGCTCCGCTCGTATGTCCAACTCAATGTCCGTGATCGGGACATCGTCGGCTTTGTCGAAGAGGCCCAGCGCGTCGTGGCCGAGAAAGTCAAGCTTCCCGAGGGCGCCTATCTGGAATGGACCGGCCAGTACGAGCATCAGATTCGCGCCAAGAGAACGTTACGCATCGTGTTTCCTGCCGTGCTCATACTCATCTTCGTCATCCTGTACGTCACCTACCACGACTTCATGCACGCGATCCTGATGATGATGGCCGTTCCCGGAGCCTTGGCGGGCGGCGTCTTGTTCCAGGCGCTCTTCGGATACAACTTCAGCGTTGCGGTATGGGTGGGTTATATCGCGTGCTTTGGCATGGCCACCGAGACGGGTATCATCATGCTCGTTTACCTGCGCGACGCCATCGCCGAACGCGGCGGGCTGGCGTCTATCCCCTCCGTCGACGAACTGAAGAAGACCGTCGTCGCGGGAGCCGTTCACCGGCTTCGACCGAAGTTCCTCACGGAAGCAACGGCCATTGTGGGCCTTGCGCCCATGCTCTGGGCGCACGGCGTTGGCGCGGAAGTCATCGCCCCGATGGCAGCGCCAGTGCTGGGTGGCCTGCTTGTTGCCGATGAAGTCATCGACATCTTTCTTCCGGTCCTGTTCTATCACGTCGAAAAACGTCGTTGGATGCGCCTTCAGCAAAATCCACTGCCCGCGGCAGCGCCGGAAACGGGCACGGACGGAGTCGCGTCATGA
- a CDS encoding glycosyltransferase family 9 protein: MNLPHSASSTRTLVVHTGGVGDFLLFCPTLKRLNEDGPVTAAGIRSRLLVAEVTGLLESSHDLDDIGFDSVFSTPSPRLERFMNPFQRVIVWMNDDGTIRKAIESCGVRDVLVFPGLPPEDWNRHASQYYASCLGYEDLPPLRLPIASGDSSHDVLIHPGSGGARKNWPVERFQKVSETLADKGRTVTWIAGPAEENLSYPPSASVLHTSSLVTLARELTSARAYIGNDSGVTHLAAACGCPSVAIFGPTDPAIWAPRGEHVQVIQRKPWPSEQCVLKALAEILH; this comes from the coding sequence GTGAATCTTCCCCACTCCGCGTCTTCTACTCGCACACTCGTCGTTCACACGGGCGGTGTCGGGGACTTCCTTCTATTCTGCCCAACCCTTAAGCGCCTAAACGAAGACGGCCCGGTGACTGCCGCGGGTATTCGCTCGCGCCTCCTGGTTGCCGAAGTAACCGGTTTGTTGGAATCGTCTCACGATCTCGACGACATCGGCTTCGATTCCGTCTTCTCCACACCGTCGCCGCGACTCGAGAGATTCATGAATCCATTTCAGCGGGTCATTGTGTGGATGAACGACGACGGGACAATTCGAAAGGCTATCGAATCGTGTGGCGTGCGCGACGTGCTTGTGTTTCCGGGGTTGCCTCCGGAAGACTGGAACCGCCACGCGTCGCAGTATTATGCATCCTGTCTCGGCTACGAAGACCTTCCACCGTTGCGGCTGCCCATCGCGTCAGGCGATTCTTCTCACGACGTGTTGATACATCCCGGCAGTGGCGGGGCGCGCAAGAATTGGCCGGTAGAGCGCTTCCAAAAGGTCTCGGAAACGCTCGCAGACAAAGGCCGCACGGTGACCTGGATTGCCGGACCTGCCGAAGAAAACCTGTCCTATCCGCCTTCCGCGTCTGTATTGCACACGTCCAGCCTCGTCACGCTCGCACGGGAACTCACGTCAGCCCGCGCATACATTGGAAACGACAGCGGCGTCACGCACCTGGCCGCCGCCTGCGGTTGTCCCTCGGTTGCCATATTCGGCCCCACCGACCCCGCCATCTGGGCGCCGCGCGGCGAACACGTCCAAGTGATACAACGAAAACCGTGGCCCAGTGAGCAATGCGTCCTGAAAGCCTTGGCCGAGATTCTGCACTGA
- a CDS encoding glycosyltransferase family 39 protein, which produces MNDPTLKKDPIGFDIAVGVALAAAYRGLFLLLAPRVIDSADSIQYIEVARHFAAGDFVGFYARIPLLYPALCAFLSFFVNDFEWAGIAVSLVASSLLVVPVYLIARDMQGRRMARVATLIVVIWPWLVDYGCRVAPEALASLFWFSGIYFLVLALRRGHIWTILAPVTFFALHLTRPEGTILMLAAPLIALILLDRRDDEIRPWRLAPVALISMFLLAVYAMYMMEVTGEPTLNSRMPDTQTAVLHTLFRQGEAFIRTFIKLFGEVLPTMLGPYLLLFAGVGLFVPSYLRRDLRLELVLVSFAILQFAAAVYSTFPEPRYIMPVTIAAILWSSRGLLLVADQAHRLKQWRALRAAPVGLLVLMMLLGLAVNVVPHYLGRMSYQPVEYKIAGRWMKENLEPGLIMSRKPQVGFYADMPTTGPEPTDTIDQILKRAKEAGAKYLVVDERYSTGMIPALKPLLVPENAPSALKLLKDNLSPYRQARIVIYAFKDADTGRGGRL; this is translated from the coding sequence GTGAACGACCCGACGCTCAAGAAAGATCCGATCGGGTTCGACATTGCAGTCGGAGTGGCGTTGGCCGCGGCGTACCGAGGGCTATTCCTCCTACTCGCTCCGCGGGTTATCGACTCGGCTGACTCGATCCAGTACATTGAAGTCGCGCGCCACTTTGCGGCGGGCGACTTTGTCGGCTTTTACGCTCGAATTCCTCTCCTCTATCCGGCCCTTTGCGCTTTTCTGAGCTTCTTCGTAAACGACTTCGAATGGGCAGGAATCGCCGTTTCGCTGGTGGCATCCTCCCTTCTGGTTGTCCCCGTGTATCTCATTGCCCGCGACATGCAGGGGCGGCGCATGGCGCGCGTCGCAACGCTTATTGTGGTCATCTGGCCGTGGCTCGTCGACTACGGATGCCGGGTAGCGCCGGAAGCGCTGGCATCGCTCTTCTGGTTTTCGGGCATTTACTTCCTCGTCTTGGCCTTGCGCCGCGGCCATATCTGGACGATTCTTGCCCCGGTGACTTTCTTCGCGCTTCATCTGACGCGGCCCGAAGGCACCATACTCATGCTCGCCGCGCCCCTTATCGCCCTGATCCTTCTCGACCGGCGCGACGACGAGATTCGCCCCTGGCGCTTGGCGCCGGTTGCTCTCATCAGCATGTTTCTCCTGGCGGTATACGCCATGTACATGATGGAAGTCACCGGCGAACCCACGTTGAATTCGCGTATGCCCGACACGCAAACCGCCGTGCTCCACACGTTGTTTCGCCAAGGCGAGGCCTTCATCCGCACATTCATCAAATTGTTTGGCGAAGTCTTGCCGACCATGTTGGGCCCGTACCTATTGCTCTTCGCGGGTGTCGGCCTGTTCGTGCCGTCGTACTTGCGGCGCGACCTGCGCCTGGAACTCGTCCTGGTCAGCTTCGCGATACTGCAATTCGCAGCCGCTGTGTACAGCACGTTTCCCGAACCGCGTTACATCATGCCCGTCACCATCGCCGCAATACTCTGGTCGTCGCGAGGTCTCCTGCTGGTCGCCGACCAGGCGCATCGCTTGAAACAGTGGCGCGCATTGAGGGCGGCGCCTGTAGGCCTGCTGGTGCTCATGATGCTATTGGGCCTGGCGGTCAATGTGGTTCCCCATTACTTGGGTCGCATGTCCTATCAACCGGTCGAATACAAGATCGCCGGACGCTGGATGAAAGAGAATCTTGAGCCAGGATTGATCATGTCGCGCAAACCGCAAGTTGGATTCTATGCGGACATGCCGACTACCGGTCCAGAACCTACGGACACCATCGATCAGATCCTCAAGCGCGCAAAAGAAGCAGGGGCAAAGTACCTCGTCGTGGACGAGCGCTATTCGACCGGCATGATACCAGCCCTAAAGCCGCTCCTTGTGCCAGAGAACGCGCCATCAGCTTTGAAGTTGCTGAAAGACAACCTTTCGCCGTACCGGCAGGCGCGCATAGTGATCTACGCGTTCAAGGACGCAGATACTGGGCGCGGCGGACGCCTGTGA